One window from the genome of Kryptolebias marmoratus isolate JLee-2015 linkage group LG1, ASM164957v2, whole genome shotgun sequence encodes:
- the LOC108234443 gene encoding sodium- and chloride-dependent GABA transporter ine-like — translation MDVRAETSVPLSEEDDCDLGSSDTKAVPAEAQRATWSGQLDFILASVGYAVGLGNVWRFPYLCYSSGGGAFMVPYLTMVILCGIPLLFMEFIVGQYTRLGPVHAIAKICPLFKGVGLGTVIISVVHSTYYNVLMSWALYYLFNSIGATLPWASCNNTWNVAENCSSGFPGNATHLQSSSQQYFDHKLLEKTSGIEEAEGIRWELFGCLVFVWVVTFVCIFKGVKSTGKVVYFTAVFPYFILFALLINNVQLPGAKEGILYFVTPVWKKLFEVKIWFNAAAQVFNSLGIAFGSMISMASYNKFNDNIFRAVLMVSVINSFTSILAGFVIFSAVGYMAHIHNLPVDNIATDGPGLVFVVYPEVLSTMPAFQLWALLFFFMLLCLGLDSQFANVEVGITFLKDEFGPRILQFLKREELLVLIVCIACFLLGIPHVTKGGIYVFQLVDHCIAVVSLVVLAFLEVLAVCWIFGVSRLSLMLRRMCGRTPSIFFRLCWLVICPVLILFILIFSIVNYTPPHYGTYSYPLWAEVVGWGISLVSIVWIPLGAIQEICNNKGPLLQRLKKAVTPTLDLDDNPVSGKLSTSAV, via the exons ATGGATGTCAGAGCCGAAACCTCTGTGCCTCTGTCTGAGGAAGACGATTGTGATCTGGGGTCTTCAGACACCAAAGCGGTGCCTGCAGAGGCTCAGAGAGCCACATGGAGCGGACAGCTGGACTTCATCCTGGCCTCGGTGGGCTACGCGGTGGGACTGGGCAATGTCTGGAGGTTTCCTTATCTGTGCTACAGCAGCGGGGGAG GTGCATTCATGGTTCCTTACCTGACCATGGTGATCCTGTGTGGCATCCCTCTGCTCTTCATGGAGTTCATTGTTGGGCAGTATACTCGTCTAGGACCAGTGCATGCCATCGCCAAGATCTGTCCATTATTTAAAG GTGTAGGTCTGGGCACTGTTATCATCTCTGTTGTGCATTCCACTTACTACAATGTGCTCATGAGTTGGGCCCTGTATTATCTGTTCAACTCAATTGGAGCCACTCTACCCTGGGCGTCTTGCAACAACACCTGGAACGTCGCTGAAAACTGCTCCAGCGGTTTTCCTGGAAATGCCACCCACCTGCAGTCTTCCAGCCAGCAGTATTTTGA TCACAAGCTTCTAGAAAAGACCAGTGGCattgaagaagctgaaggcaTACGCTGGGAACTATTTGgctgtcttgtttttgtctgggtCGTCACTTTTGTATGCATATTTAAAGGAGTCAAATCCACTGGCAAG GTGGTGTATTTTACTGCGGTTTTTCCGTACTTTATCCTGTTCGCCCTGCTCATCAATAATGTGCAGCTGCCTGGAGCCAAGGAGGGAATCCTGTATTTTGTGACGCCTGTTtggaaaaaactgtttgaagTGAAG ATTTGGTTTAATGCAGCGGCCCAAGTGTTTAACTCACTCGGAATAGCATTTGGTTCGATGATTTCAATGGCAAGTTATAACAAGTTCAACGACAACATTTTCAG GGCCGTACTGATGGTGTCAGTGATTAACTCATTCACTAGTATCCTGGCTGGTTTTGTGATCTTCTCAGCTGTTGGCTACATGGCTCATATTCATAATCTCCCAGTGGACAACATAGCTACAGATG GTCCTGGTTTGGTGTTTGTTGTGTACCCTGAGGTCCTCTCCACAATGCCTGCCTTTCAGCTCTGGGCCCTGCTGTTCTTCTTTATGCTGCTGTGTCTTGGCCTCGACAGTCAG TTCGCCAATGTGGAGGTTGGTATAACATTCCTAAAGGACGAGTTTGGACCCAGAATTTTGCAATTTCTTAAACGAGAGGAGCTGCTGGTCCTGATTGTGTGCATTGCCTGCTTTCTTCTGGGGATCCCTCATGTGACTAAG ggAGGGATTTATGTGTTTCAGCTGGTGGATCACTGCATTGCTGTGGTTTCTCTTGTGGTTCTAGCTTTTTTGGAGGTTTTGGCTGTATGCTGGATCTTTG gTGTCTCTCGGCTCTCTTTAATGTTGAGGAGGATGTGTGGCAGAACTCCAAGCATCTTCTTCCGCCTCTGCTGGCTGGTGATCTGTCCTGTTCTCATATTG TTCATTCTGATCTTCAGTATTGTGAATTACACTCCTCCTCACTATGGGACGTACTCGTACCCACTGTGGGCTGAAGTGGTGGGCTGGGGCATCTCGTTAGTCTCTATAGTGTGGATCCCTCTTGGTGCTATTCAAGAGATCTGTAATAACAAAGGACCACTTCTTCAG AGACTTAAAAAAGCTGTAACTCCAACATTGGACCTAGATGACAACCCAGTGTCTGGAAAATTATCCACTTCAGCCGTGTGA